From a single Drosophila sulfurigaster albostrigata strain 15112-1811.04 chromosome 3, ASM2355843v2, whole genome shotgun sequence genomic region:
- the LOC133842661 gene encoding mitotic spindle assembly checkpoint protein MAD2A → MSTAQATKNCITLKGSAQIIVEYLKYGINSILFQRGIYPAENFDNTQQYGLTILMSKDPKIVSFLQNVLTQTEEWLAKNMINKISMVITNAHTKEVLECWDFKMQAEAGDGVEAGDPTKQTSSKQLSRIQNEIRDVMRQISATVSYLPLLDCICTFDVMIHTLQNTEIPAQWNETGAVFIQNAQAVQLRSFSTGLQKVDTVVNYKMSS, encoded by the exons ATGTCAACGGCTCAAGCAACAAAGAATTGCATTACACTAAAGGGCTCAGCGCAGATTATAGTCGAGTACCTAA AGTATGGCATCAATTCAATACTGTTTCAACGTGGCATTTATCCAGCTGAAAATTttgacaacacacaacaatatGGCTTAACCATTCTCATGTCCAAGGACCCCAAAATCGTGAGCTTtctgcaaaatgttttaaCACAAACCGAAG aatGGTTGGCGAAgaatatgataaataaaatatcaatggTCATTACCAATGCACACACCAAAGAAGTGCTCGAATGTTGGGACTTTAAAATGCAAGCCGAAGCAGGCGATGGCGTCGAAGCTGGCGATCCCACCAAGCAAACTTCATCCAAACAATTGAGTCGCATACAAAACGAGATTCGTGATGTGATGCGCCAGATATCGGCCACAGTCAGTTATTTGCCACTTCTTGATTGCATTTGCACCTTCGATGTGATGATTCATACACTACAAAACACCGAGATACCGGCACAATGGAACGAAACTGGAGCTGTCTTCATTCAGAATGCTCAGGCCGTGCAGTTGCGTTCGTTCTCAACGGGATTGCAGAAGGTGGACACTGTGGTCAACTATAAGATGAGCTCCTAA
- the LOC133842659 gene encoding uracil phosphoribosyltransferase homolog, giving the protein MCTGGSPSSNGSQAGDNAESEQQQPSATEQQQQQEQIPRTAVEASTPEQILAEYGENLKILTLNSQVSELLTIIRDKNTTRSDFKFYADRLIRLVIEESLNQLPYTDCDVETPTGAIYEGLKYRSGNCGVSIIRSGEAMEQGLRDCCRSIRIGKILVESDANTHEARVVYARFPDDIGSRQVLLMYPIMSTGNTVLQAVNVLREHGVPEKCIILSNLFCTPIAARTVVNAFPKMKILTSELHPVAPNHFGQKYFDVL; this is encoded by the exons ATGTGCACCGGCGGTTCTCCCAGCAGCAATGGTTCCCAAGCCGGCGACAACGCCGAgagcgaacaacaacagccatcAGCAacggagcagcaacagcagcaggaacagaTTCCACGAACAGCTGTTGAAGCCTCAACCCCAGAACAGATTCTTGCCGAGTATGGTGAAAATTTAAAGATCCTAACATTGAACTCACAGGTGTCCGAGCTGCTCACAATCATTCGCGACAA GAATACCACGCGTagcgattttaaattttatgccGATCGTTTGATACGTTTGGTCATCGAAGAATCGCTGAATCAGCTGCCCTACACTGACTGCGATGTAGAAACGCCCACGGGTGCCATCTACGAGGGTCTCAAATATCGCTCAGGGAATTGTGGCGTCTCAATTATACGTTCCGGCGAAGCTATGGAGCAGGGATTACGCGATTGCTGTCGCTCCATACGCATTGGCAAGATTCTGGTTGAATCTGATGCAAATACACACGAGGCACGTGTGGTGTACGCACGTTTTCCCGATGACATCGGCAGCCGTCAAGTGCTGCTCATGTATCCTATTATGTCCACTGGTAACACTGTGTTGCAAGCCGTAAATGTGCTGAGGGAGCATGGAGTGCCCGAGAAGTGCATCATACTTTCGAATCTGTTCTGCACACCAATTGCTGCACGGACTGTGGTGAATGCGTTTCCCAAAATGAAGATTCTCACGTCGGAGCTGCATCCGGTGGCGCCCAATCATTTTGGCCAGAAATACTTTG ATGTCCTTTGA
- the LOC133840379 gene encoding ribosomal protein S6 kinase beta-2 isoform X1, whose protein sequence is MADVSDPSELFDLELHEDDKAHDSDDDRIELDDVDLEPELSINLHQDNEGQETIQLSEENVNPGKIKLGPKDFELKKVLGKGGYGKVFQVRKTAGRDANKYFAMKVLKKASIVTNQKDTAHTRAERNILEAVKHPFIVELVYAFQTDGKLYLILEYLSGGELFMHLEREGIFLEDTTCFYLSEIILALGHLHKLGIIYRDLKPENILLDAQGHVKLTDFGLCKEHIQEGIVTHTFCGTIEYMAPEILTRSGHGKAVDWWSLGALMFDMLTGVPPFTAENRKKTIETILKAKLNLPAYLTPEARDLVRRLMKRQEPLRLGSGPEDATAVQMHPFFKHVNWEDVVARRLEPPIKPLLRSEDDVSQFDTRFTRQIPVDSPDDTTLSESANLIFQGFTYVAPSILEDMHRANRMPARSPRRTPRQHQHQHPDNSFRLQFPSANANVGGGNAPMGMQRSTLFARATPPHQLQHPHPHHMATFAPRPSPAQDEMMDVQQGLPMV, encoded by the exons atgGCGGACGTGAGTGATCCAAGTGAACTGTTCGATCTTGAGCTCCACGAGGACGACAAAGCACATGATTCGGACGATGACAGGATCGAGCTGGACGAT GTCGATCTAGAACCGGAATTGAGCATAAATCTACATCAAGA CAATGAAGGACAGGAGACCATACAGCTCTCAGAGGAAAATGTCAATCCGGGCAAAATCAAGCTGGGTCCCAAGGATTTCGAGCTCAAAAAAGTCCTCGGCAAAGGTGGCTACGGCAAAGTATTCCAG GTGCGCAAAACCGCTGGACGTGAtgccaacaaatattttgccatGAAGGTGCTGAAGAAGGCATCGATAGTCACCAATCAAAAGGACACAGCGCACACACGAGCTGAACGCAACATACTCGAGGCAGTCAAG CATCCGTTTATTGTGGAACTAGTGTATGCCTTTCAAACAGACGGCAAATTGTATCTGATACTCGAGTATCTCAGCGGTGGTGAGCTGTTTATGCATTTGGAGCGCGAGGGCATCTTCCTGGAGGATACCACATG CTTCTATTTGAGCGAAATCATTTTGGCTCTGGGACATTTACACAAACTCGGCATTATCTATCGCGATCTGAAGCCAGAGAACATTCTGCTGGATGCCCAGGGACATGTGAAGCTAACCGATTTTGGTCTGTGCAAGGAGCACATACAAGAGGGTATTGTCACCCACACCTTCTGCGGCACAATTGAGTACAT GGCACCTGAAATCCTTACTAGAAGTGGCCATGGCAAAGCCGTCGATTGGTGGTCACTAGGCGCACTCATGTTCGACATGCTCACAGGCGTG CCGCCTTTCACAGCGGAGAATCGCAAGAAAACCATCGAGACCATATTGAAAGCAAAGCTTAATCTGCCAGCCTACCTCACACCCGAAGCCAGAGATCTGGTGCGACGCCTGATGAAGCGTCAGGAGCCACTGCGTCTGGGCAGCGGACCCGAGGATGCGACTGCCGTGCAAATGCATCCATTCTTCAAGCACGTCAACTGGGAAGATGTTGTCGCTCGTCGCCTTGAGCCACCTATTAAGCCGCTGCTG CGAAGCGAGGATGATGTGTCGCAGTTTGATACGAGATTCACAAGACAGATTCCCGTGGACTCACCGGATGATACCACGCTCAGCGAAAGTGccaatttaattttccaa GGTTTCACATATGTTGCGCCATCCATACTGGAGGATATGCATCGAGCCAATCGGATGCCAGCGCGTTCACCACGACGCACTCCTCgccagcatcaacatcagcatccGGACAACAGTTTTCGACTGCAGTTCCCATCGGCGAACGCGAATGTGGGCGGGGGCAATGCGCCCATGGGGATGCAACGCTCGACGCTGTTTGCACGGGCCACGCCCCCACATCAGTTGCAGCATCCGCATCCACATCATATGGCAACATTTGCGCCACGTCCGTCGCCGGCGCAGGACGAGATGATGGATGTGCAGCAAGGACTGCCGATGGTCTAA
- the LOC133840379 gene encoding ribosomal protein S6 kinase beta-2 isoform X2, producing MADVSDPSELFDLELHEDDKAHDSDDDRIELDDVDLEPELSINLHQDNEGQETIQLSEENVNPGKIKLGPKDFELKKVLGKGGYGKVFQVRKTAGRDANKYFAMKVLKKASIVTNQKDTAHTRAERNILEAVKHPFIVELVYAFQTDGKLYLILEYLSGGELFMHLEREGIFLEDTTCFYLSEIILALGHLHKLGIIYRDLKPENILLDAQGHVKLTDFGLCKEHIQEGIVTHTFCGTIEYMAPEILTRSGHGKAVDWWSLGALMFDMLTGVPPFTAENRKKTIETILKAKLNLPAYLTPEARDLVRRLMKRQEPLRLGSGPEDATAVQMHPFFKHVNWEDVVARRLEPPIKPLQRSEDDVSQFDTRFTRQIPVDSPDDTTLSESANLIFQGFTYVAPSILEDMHRANRMPARSPRRTPRQHQHQHPDNSFRLQFPSANANVGGGNAPMGMQRSTLFARATPPHQLQHPHPHHMATFAPRPSPAQDEMMDVQQGLPMV from the exons atgGCGGACGTGAGTGATCCAAGTGAACTGTTCGATCTTGAGCTCCACGAGGACGACAAAGCACATGATTCGGACGATGACAGGATCGAGCTGGACGAT GTCGATCTAGAACCGGAATTGAGCATAAATCTACATCAAGA CAATGAAGGACAGGAGACCATACAGCTCTCAGAGGAAAATGTCAATCCGGGCAAAATCAAGCTGGGTCCCAAGGATTTCGAGCTCAAAAAAGTCCTCGGCAAAGGTGGCTACGGCAAAGTATTCCAG GTGCGCAAAACCGCTGGACGTGAtgccaacaaatattttgccatGAAGGTGCTGAAGAAGGCATCGATAGTCACCAATCAAAAGGACACAGCGCACACACGAGCTGAACGCAACATACTCGAGGCAGTCAAG CATCCGTTTATTGTGGAACTAGTGTATGCCTTTCAAACAGACGGCAAATTGTATCTGATACTCGAGTATCTCAGCGGTGGTGAGCTGTTTATGCATTTGGAGCGCGAGGGCATCTTCCTGGAGGATACCACATG CTTCTATTTGAGCGAAATCATTTTGGCTCTGGGACATTTACACAAACTCGGCATTATCTATCGCGATCTGAAGCCAGAGAACATTCTGCTGGATGCCCAGGGACATGTGAAGCTAACCGATTTTGGTCTGTGCAAGGAGCACATACAAGAGGGTATTGTCACCCACACCTTCTGCGGCACAATTGAGTACAT GGCACCTGAAATCCTTACTAGAAGTGGCCATGGCAAAGCCGTCGATTGGTGGTCACTAGGCGCACTCATGTTCGACATGCTCACAGGCGTG CCGCCTTTCACAGCGGAGAATCGCAAGAAAACCATCGAGACCATATTGAAAGCAAAGCTTAATCTGCCAGCCTACCTCACACCCGAAGCCAGAGATCTGGTGCGACGCCTGATGAAGCGTCAGGAGCCACTGCGTCTGGGCAGCGGACCCGAGGATGCGACTGCCGTGCAAATGCATCCATTCTTCAAGCACGTCAACTGGGAAGATGTTGTCGCTCGTCGCCTTGAGCCACCTATTAAGCCG TTGCAGCGAAGCGAGGATGATGTGTCGCAGTTTGATACGAGATTCACAAGACAGATTCCCGTGGACTCACCGGATGATACCACGCTCAGCGAAAGTGccaatttaattttccaa GGTTTCACATATGTTGCGCCATCCATACTGGAGGATATGCATCGAGCCAATCGGATGCCAGCGCGTTCACCACGACGCACTCCTCgccagcatcaacatcagcatccGGACAACAGTTTTCGACTGCAGTTCCCATCGGCGAACGCGAATGTGGGCGGGGGCAATGCGCCCATGGGGATGCAACGCTCGACGCTGTTTGCACGGGCCACGCCCCCACATCAGTTGCAGCATCCGCATCCACATCATATGGCAACATTTGCGCCACGTCCGTCGCCGGCGCAGGACGAGATGATGGATGTGCAGCAAGGACTGCCGATGGTCTAA
- the LOC133840378 gene encoding uncharacterized protein LOC133840378 isoform X1 — protein sequence MSKQLKINSLSLLLLVAAAATALPQQQQQQPQQQQQQLLPATVATTTTTRLVNATDSAGTFIDNNNNNSNFEATTVSFEQQQSQQQKQQQPPQTLQYAHITALDKEVVERLIKQWAPIVWLAPEEKFLPLGVEEFLQNVHPMDKERSNSFTPGVPFSEYSTKSHLVTNADMEHLLQNEQSFIYGRNPNEAPVPIYGVVTLCPKPEPKPEVMPQSQSQPFASTRGPYIPVSIDPLEERNDTVRRSSRLYPLFQRVKRDAANMPPLREYDLVMGETQLPTAAVPESVEQQPQELEDDSNGLPVNNFIANLADNVKFSGGPEMEDDNLEDNNIGDAPPLETPQQGVKGKLPGFHVTYWMFYPYSQGKTMCTLSLGPLGRIPFPAVYGYCLGNRRDIGSHVGDWEHMSLYFNGDAEPQAMYVSAHDAGAYYSYNRLTGSFEFRRQETRKGILQRPNFPKTVTTFKNHPVLFAAKGSHGLWTAPGKHRFVKVARLYDINGFGTPWNTWKAVDISYKNLRSYGRSLVPDWLTYRGKWGNPKSKCHPFRRIGLNFCEFTDGPTGIPLKEPHFQCGADYR from the exons ATGTCCAAacagttgaaaataaattcactctcgttgctgctgttggtcgcagcggcagcgacagcgctgccccaacaacaacagcaacaaccacagcaacagcagcagcaactattaccagcaactgttgcaactacgacaacaacaagactaGTAAATGCAACTGACAGCGCTGGCACTTTcatcgataacaacaacaataacagcaacttCGAAGCAACAACTGTCTCCTtcgagcagcaacagtcacaacaacaaaaacaacaacagccgccGCAAACATTGCAATATGCACATATAACGGCATTAGATAAAGAAGTAG TTGAACGTCTAATCAAGCAATGGGCGCCGATTGTTTGGCTGGCGCCAGAGGAGAAATTTCTGCCTCTGGGCGTCGAGGAATTCCTACAGAATGTGCATCCCATGGACAAGGAacgcagcaacagcttcaCCCCTGGCGTGCCCTTTAGCGAATACTCCACAAAGTCGCATCTGGTGACGAATGCGGACATGGAGCACTTGCTGCAGAATGAGCAATCCTTCATCTATGGCCGCAATCCCAACGAGGCGCCAGTACCCATCTATGGGGTCGTCACGCTTTGTCCCAAACCGGAGCCAAAACCCGAAGTTATGCCTCAGTCGCAATCACAGCCCTTCGCCAGCACTCGAGGACCTTACATACCCGTGTCCATTGACCCGTTGGAGGAGCGCAATGATACAGTTCGACGTTCATCGCGCTTGTATCCACTGTTTCAGCGCGTGAAGCGCGACGCAGCGAACATGCCGCCGCTACGGGAATACGATCTGGTCATGGGTGAAACACAATTGCCAACGGCAGCGGTTCCGGAGTCTGTAGAGCAGCAGCCTCAGGAGCTGGAGGACGATTCGAATGGATTGCCTGTGAACAATTTCATTGCCAATCTGGCAGACAATGTCAAGTTCAGTGGCGGGCCCGAGATGGAAGATGATAATCTGGAAGACAACAACATTGGCGATGCGCCGCCCCTAGAAACCCCACAGCAAGGAGTTAAAGGAAAACTGCCTGGTTTCCATGTCACCTACTGGATGTTCTATCCCTACAGTCAGGGCAAAACCATGTGCACACTGAGCTTGGGTCCCCTGGGTCGTATTCCCTTTCCGGCTGTGTATGGCTATTGCTTGGGAAATCGTCGAGATATTGGCAGCCATGTGGGAGATTGGGAGCACATGAGTCTGTACTTCAATGGTGATGCTGAGCCACAGGCGATGTATGTCTCAGCTCACGATGCTGGAGCCTATTACAGCTACAATCGGCTGACGGGCTCCTTTGAGTTTCGTCGTCAAGAGACGCGCAAGGGCATTTTACAGCGTCCCAATTTCCCTAAGACAGTGACCACATTTAAGAATCATCCGGTCCTGTTTGCTGCCAAAGGTTCGCACGGTCTGTGGACGGCGCCGGGCAAGCATCGCTTTGTTAAGGTGGCCAGACTGTATGACATAAATGGCTTTGGCACGCCGTGGAACACTTGGAAGGCCGTGGACATAAGCTATAAGAATCTCAGATCCTACG GACGTTCACTGGTGCCCGATTGGCTGACGTATCGTGGCAAGTGGGGCAATCCCAAGAGCAAGTGTCATCCTTTTCGTCGCATCGGATTGAACTTTTGTGAGTTCACAGACGGACCCACTGGGATTCCTCTAAAGGAGCCGCATTTTCAATGTGGGGCGGACTATCGCTAA
- the LOC133840378 gene encoding uncharacterized protein LOC133840378 isoform X2: protein MDKERSNSFTPGVPFSEYSTKSHLVTNADMEHLLQNEQSFIYGRNPNEAPVPIYGVVTLCPKPEPKPEVMPQSQSQPFASTRGPYIPVSIDPLEERNDTVRRSSRLYPLFQRVKRDAANMPPLREYDLVMGETQLPTAAVPESVEQQPQELEDDSNGLPVNNFIANLADNVKFSGGPEMEDDNLEDNNIGDAPPLETPQQGVKGKLPGFHVTYWMFYPYSQGKTMCTLSLGPLGRIPFPAVYGYCLGNRRDIGSHVGDWEHMSLYFNGDAEPQAMYVSAHDAGAYYSYNRLTGSFEFRRQETRKGILQRPNFPKTVTTFKNHPVLFAAKGSHGLWTAPGKHRFVKVARLYDINGFGTPWNTWKAVDISYKNLRSYGRSLVPDWLTYRGKWGNPKSKCHPFRRIGLNFCEFTDGPTGIPLKEPHFQCGADYR, encoded by the exons ATGGACAAGGAacgcagcaacagcttcaCCCCTGGCGTGCCCTTTAGCGAATACTCCACAAAGTCGCATCTGGTGACGAATGCGGACATGGAGCACTTGCTGCAGAATGAGCAATCCTTCATCTATGGCCGCAATCCCAACGAGGCGCCAGTACCCATCTATGGGGTCGTCACGCTTTGTCCCAAACCGGAGCCAAAACCCGAAGTTATGCCTCAGTCGCAATCACAGCCCTTCGCCAGCACTCGAGGACCTTACATACCCGTGTCCATTGACCCGTTGGAGGAGCGCAATGATACAGTTCGACGTTCATCGCGCTTGTATCCACTGTTTCAGCGCGTGAAGCGCGACGCAGCGAACATGCCGCCGCTACGGGAATACGATCTGGTCATGGGTGAAACACAATTGCCAACGGCAGCGGTTCCGGAGTCTGTAGAGCAGCAGCCTCAGGAGCTGGAGGACGATTCGAATGGATTGCCTGTGAACAATTTCATTGCCAATCTGGCAGACAATGTCAAGTTCAGTGGCGGGCCCGAGATGGAAGATGATAATCTGGAAGACAACAACATTGGCGATGCGCCGCCCCTAGAAACCCCACAGCAAGGAGTTAAAGGAAAACTGCCTGGTTTCCATGTCACCTACTGGATGTTCTATCCCTACAGTCAGGGCAAAACCATGTGCACACTGAGCTTGGGTCCCCTGGGTCGTATTCCCTTTCCGGCTGTGTATGGCTATTGCTTGGGAAATCGTCGAGATATTGGCAGCCATGTGGGAGATTGGGAGCACATGAGTCTGTACTTCAATGGTGATGCTGAGCCACAGGCGATGTATGTCTCAGCTCACGATGCTGGAGCCTATTACAGCTACAATCGGCTGACGGGCTCCTTTGAGTTTCGTCGTCAAGAGACGCGCAAGGGCATTTTACAGCGTCCCAATTTCCCTAAGACAGTGACCACATTTAAGAATCATCCGGTCCTGTTTGCTGCCAAAGGTTCGCACGGTCTGTGGACGGCGCCGGGCAAGCATCGCTTTGTTAAGGTGGCCAGACTGTATGACATAAATGGCTTTGGCACGCCGTGGAACACTTGGAAGGCCGTGGACATAAGCTATAAGAATCTCAGATCCTACG GACGTTCACTGGTGCCCGATTGGCTGACGTATCGTGGCAAGTGGGGCAATCCCAAGAGCAAGTGTCATCCTTTTCGTCGCATCGGATTGAACTTTTGTGAGTTCACAGACGGACCCACTGGGATTCCTCTAAAGGAGCCGCATTTTCAATGTGGGGCGGACTATCGCTAA